The segment GCGAATATCTGCGCATGCGTACTGAATTCTGTAGAAATACGTAAGCCAACTTCTTCAAGAACATTTTGCAAACTGCCCATCAAGCAATCGCTCGCCACCTCACTGAAATACTGGAAATAAGCCATTCTGCCTACAAGAGCTAGTAGATAACGTATTTTTAAATACCCATTCCTGGGTAGTCCCCATACCCAAACTCTACCACTTAAATATAAACTTATTGCGAAGTTTTAGTTTTCTCTTAAGGTTTTTTGGGAAAAACGTCTTATGAAGTGCATGGAATTATTATTTTGTTGGACGTATTAATTGTCGAAGATGATCTTATCCTCTTGGATTTCTCAAGCCAAGAGCTTGGGTGAGCAAAAATAAAGATGTGGCTAAAGCCATCTTAAGTCTAGAGTTTCTTATTCTGAATAAAGATATTCCTATCAGAAGAGAGCTGTTGGTTATGAATAACAAAAACTTTATTCATAACTAGGAATAAACCCTCTTTTTGATACTTACAAATAATGAGTCAAGTTAAACCAATCTCCCGTAAAATGAATTGATGTTTCCCACTCGTCATAAAAAGAAAGATCTCTTGGCCCGTTGCAATTCATTCATAAGTAATAACGACTAGCCATTTCTTCAAGCATCTTGCGGACGTGCTCGTCTCCAGCGTTGGTCTCTTCTTTTAACTTCTCACATGCTCCTTTAACTTGCATCCACACCACCTCCATCACTTCTCTCTCTTTTTCTGAAGGCTTCCATTTAGATGTTTCCATATAAAAAATAATAGAAGCAATCAGTAGTAAATTAGATCGCTAGGCTCATTAATTGTACATTCAAGGGAAAAAGTCATTTCGCTAAAAAAGTATGGCATCAAAAGATCCCTAACTACTGGTTAATAAAACCCAAGCCTAAATTCAGATCCTTTTTTATGGTAGGGACCTAAGGGATTTCCCTTGAAAGCACTTGAACTTTATGGACCGTGGGTCCATCAGATCCAATGTCCAATGATTGATGACTATGCCTAAATTGCGCCCTCTACCAACTACGGGTGCCCTAACTGGGATTCTTGAGGCTCTGGAATTTTTTCGCGACCCTAACTTCGCTCGAAGACGATTTGATCAGCTTGGGAATGTCTTTGCGACATCAATGCTTCTACAGCCCATGGTGTTCATTCAGGGGGACAAAGCCATTGCTGATTTGTTATCTCAGCCAGAGGCAATTGAAGTTTGGTGGCCGAAGAGTGTTCAGCAACTTTTAGGTAGACATTCACTCGCAAACCGGAACGGAGCAGCTCATAAAGCAAGAAGAAGGATGGTAGCCCAATTATTCTCATCTTCAGCACTTGAACGCTATAGCCCAGGTATTATCAACTTAATTGATGAGCTCGGCGAAGAACTAAACACTGCAACAGTCCCTCTCCCTTTAGCCAAGAAAATGCGACGTTTCGCTTTTTCCGTTATCGCTACAACTGTTCTTGGTCTGGAGGGTAATGATCGTGACAAGTTATTTTCTGATTTCGAGATATGGACCAAGGCTCTCTTCTCAATCCCCATAGATCTTCCAGGCAGTCCCTTTGCTAAAGCTCTCAAGGCAAGAAAACGTTTACTGGAACAACTTCAAGAAATACTTAGGAAGCCTATCAAAGGCAAAGGTGGCTTGGATTTACTAGCAGGAGGTCTTGATGAAACAGGCATTCCTTTCGCGGATGAAGATTTGGGGGAACAACTACTACTACTGTTATTTGCTGGATATGAAACCACAGCTTCTGCACTAAGTTGCCTAATGCGTGAATTACTTCTTAACCCCCAAATAGAAACATGGCTTCGTGAAGAGATAGATACTCTGGTCTGGCCTCCTACTCCTGAGCAGGCAGCTATAGTCTACGGTCCTGCAAATGCTCCAAGACTCGATGCCCTCGTAAAAGAAGTGATGCGCTTCACTCCACCAGTAGGTGGTTTTTTCCGCCGCACCAAGCAATCCTTAGTCTTAGATAACATTATTGTGCCTAGTAATCGTGTAGTGCAAGTAGCTTTAATTGCTTCTAACCGTCATGGGATTGATGACCTAGACGTCTTTCGACCACAACGTCACCTAGAGAATGAATGTTCTTTACACTTGATGCCTTTCGGCGGAGGCGAACGTGTATGCCTTGGAAAATCATTAGCTGAACTTGAGATTCGACTGATGGTGGTTGGGTTGTTTCGCAAATTACAACTTGAGGTTGTCCAGGATCAAGACCTCAGCTTGAGGCAGATTCCCAGCCCATCTCCTCGTGATGGGTTATTAGTAAAGGTAAAAGTGTGATCAATAAGCATGCCCAATAAATGGTAAAAAGGATTGGGAAAAGTAAAAATGGATTAGAAAACATCAACAAGTTCTGTTCACACTTTTGAGGTTCTAAATGACTAAAGAAAAGAGACCAAATCCTATGAAGGACTTTCTAGACAAGTTTTTTGATTTATGTAAGAACTATCAGCAGGAAATTCCACCACACAAAATGGCAGAGGTTTTAAGAGACTATGCAGAAAGGTTGGATGGGTAATGACAGACCTGTACCACTTCTCCTGTCTTACTATTCAATAAAAAATAATGCCTAATAAGCCTTCAAAATGGATTACCTCCCTGCGCGAAGAAATTCGACAGAAATGTGGCGAAGGGTGGATGGTGCGCGGCATAGGGAAAGGTCTTGTTCAAAAGGTTCAGCTGACAGTTCGTTTGGAGAGTGGCAATCGAACCAGCATTGTTCTTGGCCCAAAGGCTAAGAGCGATCCAGATTTTGTTCCATGGGTAGGAACAAGTGCAGGATGGATATTGAAAATCTCCACAGACATTTCGGCAATAATGAAATCTCAAGGGAAAGGTTTGGCTGAAGCATATGAACTAGTGAAACAAAAGAACAAATCTGGATTAAGTGGTGCTCTCGACTGGGAACAACTAGCTAGAAAATTCAAATCACATAAAACAAGTAATGGGAAAAAAGGATCACGAGTGTGGAACCGAAACTACCGAACTCCTATTGCCCGCACATTGATTATCATCACTGACGACATTTCTGTATCAGGTGGCTACTCGGTTTTAAAAACCCTTGTTGAACGTCATGGAGGGGAGCCTGGCTCAGCAAGCCGGCGACTACGGATACAATACGCAGCGGAATTCCTACGCTTTGCCTTTAAGAATGGGGCTAATAGAAGTTGGCTACCACCAGATAATCTGAATACATTCATTGGAGAGAAAACAACAATGGATCAACTAACTTAGTGAGGATGCGCACAAGAGCGAGCCTTGACAAACAGCTTCTGTTAACTCTCCCATTTCCACCTAAACCTCTTGATATAAATTCAATGATATTGGCTAATGAAGTGTGAGCTTAATGTTTTCAGAACCCTTTAGGGGAAGATTTAGTACGCATTTTAAAATTCCAAACGTTAATGCCTCCTTTTGAATTTACTGCTGCCAAAGCACAGTCATCAGGTCGCCAGGCAATTGCGGAGACAAGCTCTCCTGCGAATGCTCCACCAAGTGGGTCACCATCACCATTACTCTTGAGAAACCAAACAAGAACTGAACCATCTCTAGCTCCTGAAGCAAGAAGCATTCCCTGATTTGAAAAAGCAAGACTAGAAATCGATTCAGCATGAAGAGATAATTGTCCAGGGACAGTGCCTTCAGGGCCCTTGCCTTCAAAGCTCCAAACTGTTATGACATCACTTCCTCCAGTAGCAAGGAGTCTACCGGTTTGGTCAAAAGATAATTGACTTGGCTTGCCTGGATAACCAGTCATCTCTGAGTCTTCGTTCGTTGAGCGACGCCAGAAATGAACAGAATTATCTTGACTGCCACAGGCTACAACATCACCGTCAGGGCTAAGAGCCATAGAAACAAGTGAGCCTTTCCATTCAAACTTTTGATTAACCTCATCACGAACTACATCAAAAAAAGTTACTTGGCCATAGCATGTTGTTGCTAATTCATTCGACTTTGACCAAGCGATCGAGCTAACAGTGCTTGGGTGTTCTCTTGATTGCCAATGCTCGTGGCCATCAATCCCATATACATGCACTCTGCGAGAAAAGACTACAGCCAAGAAACGTCCATCTGATGACCATCTCAGGTGTTCGATCCAACCGTCTCCAAGCTCTATTACGTTAGTTGGCTCACCTTCCTCGCTATTCCAAATAAGAACACGTCCATCCTGTCCTGAAGTTGCAAAAGCATCTCCATCTGGGTGTATAGACAATGCGAGTAGGCCTCCTTTATGGACCTCTTTTTTCTGCCAAAGGAGGGTTCCAGATTTACCCTCAAATAAATAAAGTCCACCTGCAACATCACCTGCTAAGAGTGCTTTGCCACCTAAGATCCACCCACAAACCATGACATAGTCTTCAACTTCAGCACTCCAGCCCTCGTGAAGCATCCCCTGGGGGGGGAATCCTTCTACACCAGGCACTTGTCGAACTCCCGACACATTTCTTCTTCATCAAGATTTCGACCGATAAACACTAATTGATTATGGCGAGGTTCATTCCCCCATTCTTTATCGGGCTGAGCAGTGAAGAGCATATGAACCCCTTGAAAAACCATTCGCCTGGATTCACCCGCATAACTTATAAACCCTTTTGTCCTAAATATATCTACACCTTTTTCTGACAGGAGTCGACTCAACCAGTTATTGAGTTTTTCTGGATCGACATCACCTATTCGCTCAATAGCAATTGAGCCAACTTCATCATCATGTTCATGCTCTGCTACCCAAGTCCGCTCAGTTTCAGGTTGGACCAAAGCATCATTTTTGCCATCACTTTCAGTTTTAGCAATTAAAGTATCAATCCGGGATACTTTGATATCAAATTCCTCTGCTGTGTGCTGGGTGAACAGCCCAATATGAGTAGGGTTATCAAGTTCTAAAAAGAAAGATTTACGCCCATTAGACTGAAGCTGAAGACTGACATGTTTTTCAATTGGGACTGTGCTTCCCGGATGAAGAAGTTCTGCAGAGTTAGAATAAAGTCTTACGCAAGATTCAGCACCAGCATTAAGAGCTGCTTCGTCAATCCCCTGATCTTCCAGGACTACAAGTGACATAGTGGGATCAGGGCCTTCTTCGAGACTAAGTTCATGACGACCTTTCTCAAGAGAAAAGACACCTGTCCACTCGAATGGATATTCTGGCTCAAGGAAAGTGGGGCGACGCTTTAACACCTGATCTAGATCAAAAGCACTCAGGTTTAGAACAGTATCAATAGACACCTCCGCTTGCTTGCTACGCACAACACGCGCCATACGGTTCATATCTCGTAGTCGTGATTCAATAATATCGAGAGATTCATCAGAGACTAAGTCCGTTTTATTTAAGACCAGGACATCTGCGAATGCAACCTGCTCAGAACTTTCATCACTGCGACCGAGTTGCTGATCAATATGAGCCGCATCAACGAGAGTAACAATGCCATCAAGAGAAAATTCATTACGGATTTCATCATCCATAAAAAATGTCTGAGCAACAGGGCCAGGATCAGCAAGTCCTGTTGTCTCAACCAACACATAGTCGAATTTATCTCGTCGCTTCATGAGGTTGCCCAATACGCGAATCAGATCTCCACGAACGGTGCAACAAATGCACCCATTGGACATTTCAAAGACTTCTTCATCAGCATTAATGACCAGACCCTGATCAATACCGACTTCACCATATTCATTTTCGATTACAGCGATTCGTTTACCGTGTTCTTCACTCAGAATCCGATTAAGGAGAGTGGTTTTCCCAGAGCCTAGGAAGCCCGTCAGGATGGTGACAGGTACTTTTTGTTCGACGGTCATTTTGCTTTGGTTAAGTCTTTAGTACAATTAGAATTGGTCAAGCTCATATCGATTAAGTAATTTTTATCGATGTCCAATAGTTCGATAGCCTTTTCCTTAAAATCATCAAGCTCAGAGTAGTTGTAGGGAACCTTTAAGCGTAAAGTTAATTTTCCACCTTCTCTTGCAAGAGAGTGATTAGAAAATCCAAGTTCTTGAATATTTTTCTCAAAATCATTTGTTAGAGTTAACTTTAAGATTTTTTGCTGGTTCCATGGTGATTGATCCATGAAACTTGCTTGACCTTCCCAGTATTTTTTGTAAGTTTCTAAACCTTTAGCTTTAGACATTTTAGTTAAAGTTGAATGTGAGCTTCAACAGAAGGTTAAGATGTTTACATTAACGTTTAGTTAATGAATCCCACCTATTTTCTAGTTGATTACCTGCTTTCTTATTGCAGGAACCACCCAAAGAATCAACGATTGTACATGTGTTATGAACAGCGACAGAAATAGTATTTCCTGTAGGCATTAAACCATCAACAAAAATCTGTTGTTTTGCTATAGGGGTAGAAATTTGTCTACTTAAGTTTTTCAATAGCTTTGCAGGAGGGTTTTGCTCAGCAAAGATCACTTGTACATTTGATTCTTTTAGCTCTGTGATTACTTTAGAAATGGTCTGAGGCCTAAGGCTAGATGAATGACCAAGAAAATCTAATAAGCTAATAGTTTTCAAACCAAAAGCATCCCCGTAGTATTCCATAGCTTTATGCTTAGAAACTAGCGTCCTTTGATTAGAAGGGATTGTCGCTACTTGTCTTTGAGTCCATTGATCTAAATCTTCTAAAAGAGAATTAACAGATTGAGTTCTTTCTTTTAAAACTTTTTTAGTTTCTCTATCAAAGAATGAAATTTTCGTGTTGAGATTTTTAGAAATGACATTCCCCATCTTGATGATGTTATGAGGATCGTGCCAAATATGGGGATCTAGTCCACCATGATCATGGTGATGATGATCACCGCCTTCATCTGGAACTTGAGCTATCGGTTCAATATCATCGCCTGAAACATCTTTAAAGAAATGTTCATCGGCTTCAAACTCAAAAGGCATATGCTCAGTAAAGAATGCATATTTACCAGCTTTTTTAATTTCTACATTGAATGTTGTGCTGTCTTTTCTCTCATTAAATGTAAGAAGATAGGCTTTTTCCTGTGCAACAAGTTTGTCATTATTGCGTTTAACTTCTGAATTTTTGGACTCTAATAATTCTTCAGCAAGTTCTTCTGATGCTTCAATATCCCCAGATTTAAGAATGACCATTTTCATTGCAGGATCAGCATAGTCTCCATCGACTTTTGCAAAAGACCATTTGTATGTTCCTCGTGAAAGTTCAAAGACACCAGCCCATTCAAAGGCTTCATCTCCATGATCATCATGTTTAGCAGATGAATGATCGTCGTGATCATCGTGATCGTCGTGATCGTCGTGGTCGTCATGTTTAGCAGATGAATGATCGTCGTGGTCGTCCTGTTTAGCCGATGAGTGATCATCATGATCATCATGATCGTCGTGGTCATCATGATCGTCGTGGTCATCATGGTCGTCAATTTCTATTGCACTTACACCGACAACAACCGTTATTGGATTACTCAGCCATTTTTTCATTGCGGGAGTCATCTCTTGCCCAAGAGTAAAGACTTGACTTGCATTATTTAAAGTTTGGGCCTGCCTCGGAGAAATTTTCACATCATGTACATCTTGTTTTCTATCAATCAAACAAGTGACGGGGGATGAAGGTAACGCAATTGCTGAAACTAAATCACAAACCAATGGTTCAACAGCAACTATTGGCTTTGTTTCAGCTTGAACAACCTGATTGATTCCTGTGAAAAATACAGCCCCTGCTAAAAGAGAGTTCTTTAAAAATTTTGGGTTAATCGATGCTTTTACTTCACCAGACTTCCTCAAAAAACACAACATGATCCAGGGATTTAATATGGTAATGAAAACGATAATGGTTTTCATTCCTTATGGCAAGTATATTAGTATTTTATGTATGAGGGAATCCTCTAGTTGATGACCTGTTTAATTGCTAAAAATGTGACATATTCTTATTCAAGGGAAAGCAATCCTGTTTTAGAAGAGGTCTCAGTTTCTTTGCGACCAGGGACTTTGACGGCTCTTGTTGGTCCCAATGGTGCAGGAAAGTCCACGTTATTAAATTTACTTCAAGGATATAACAAGCCTGATAAAGGAAAAATAACTATTGATGGTAATGAGTTAGTTAACAATCGAGCCCAAGTTGCCCTAATGCCCCAAAGGGGAAAATTGAACTGGAATTTCCCCATTACTATTGAAGGATTGGTATCTTTAGGCCGTGTAAACCATTCAAAATTATCTTGTTGTGAGCTAGAGGCCGCACTTCAACGAGTTGGAATATCTCATTTAGCCAAAAGAAGGCTTGATTCATTATCTGGCGGTCAGCAACAAAGAGCATTGCTGGCCAAAACATTGATGTCACCAGCCAAAATATTGCTTCTTGATGAGCCCTGTTCTGCATTAGATCCTCCTGCAAGAGAGGACTTTTTATTAATCATTCGTCAGCTGGCTGATACGGGATTATCACTTTTTGTTAGCAGCCACGATTGGGGTTCATCTTTAAATGCTTATGACAAGGTTGTTGCTCTTGATAAAACCGTCTTAGCTAATGGCTCACCCCTGGAAGTACAGCAAAAACTTGATTCAATTAATTGCATGAGAGGAAACTACTGCTGTGGCTGATCTCCTTAAAATTTCATCAAGCATTCATCGATTTAGAGCAAATCTGGCAAAGTCCAAAATATTCAAGCGTATGAAACAAGAGCTCAAACTCGTTAGATGTT is part of the Prochlorococcus marinus str. MIT 0919 genome and harbors:
- a CDS encoding cytochrome P450 encodes the protein MPKLRPLPTTGALTGILEALEFFRDPNFARRRFDQLGNVFATSMLLQPMVFIQGDKAIADLLSQPEAIEVWWPKSVQQLLGRHSLANRNGAAHKARRRMVAQLFSSSALERYSPGIINLIDELGEELNTATVPLPLAKKMRRFAFSVIATTVLGLEGNDRDKLFSDFEIWTKALFSIPIDLPGSPFAKALKARKRLLEQLQEILRKPIKGKGGLDLLAGGLDETGIPFADEDLGEQLLLLLFAGYETTASALSCLMRELLLNPQIETWLREEIDTLVWPPTPEQAAIVYGPANAPRLDALVKEVMRFTPPVGGFFRRTKQSLVLDNIIVPSNRVVQVALIASNRHGIDDLDVFRPQRHLENECSLHLMPFGGGERVCLGKSLAELEIRLMVVGLFRKLQLEVVQDQDLSLRQIPSPSPRDGLLVKVKV
- a CDS encoding ABC transporter ATP-binding protein gives rise to the protein MTCLIAKNVTYSYSRESNPVLEEVSVSLRPGTLTALVGPNGAGKSTLLNLLQGYNKPDKGKITIDGNELVNNRAQVALMPQRGKLNWNFPITIEGLVSLGRVNHSKLSCCELEAALQRVGISHLAKRRLDSLSGGQQQRALLAKTLMSPAKILLLDEPCSALDPPAREDFLLIIRQLADTGLSLFVSSHDWGSSLNAYDKVVALDKTVLANGSPLEVQQKLDSINCMRGNYCCG
- a CDS encoding CobW family GTP-binding protein; its protein translation is MTVEQKVPVTILTGFLGSGKTTLLNRILSEEHGKRIAVIENEYGEVGIDQGLVINADEEVFEMSNGCICCTVRGDLIRVLGNLMKRRDKFDYVLVETTGLADPGPVAQTFFMDDEIRNEFSLDGIVTLVDAAHIDQQLGRSDESSEQVAFADVLVLNKTDLVSDESLDIIESRLRDMNRMARVVRSKQAEVSIDTVLNLSAFDLDQVLKRRPTFLEPEYPFEWTGVFSLEKGRHELSLEEGPDPTMSLVVLEDQGIDEAALNAGAESCVRLYSNSAELLHPGSTVPIEKHVSLQLQSNGRKSFFLELDNPTHIGLFTQHTAEEFDIKVSRIDTLIAKTESDGKNDALVQPETERTWVAEHEHDDEVGSIAIERIGDVDPEKLNNWLSRLLSEKGVDIFRTKGFISYAGESRRMVFQGVHMLFTAQPDKEWGNEPRHNQLVFIGRNLDEEEMCREFDKCLV
- a CDS encoding metal ABC transporter solute-binding protein, Zn/Mn family; protein product: MLCFLRKSGEVKASINPKFLKNSLLAGAVFFTGINQVVQAETKPIVAVEPLVCDLVSAIALPSSPVTCLIDRKQDVHDVKISPRQAQTLNNASQVFTLGQEMTPAMKKWLSNPITVVVGVSAIEIDDHDDHDDHDDHDDHDDHDDHSSAKQDDHDDHSSAKHDDHDDHDDHDDHDDHSSAKHDDHGDEAFEWAGVFELSRGTYKWSFAKVDGDYADPAMKMVILKSGDIEASEELAEELLESKNSEVKRNNDKLVAQEKAYLLTFNERKDSTTFNVEIKKAGKYAFFTEHMPFEFEADEHFFKDVSGDDIEPIAQVPDEGGDHHHHDHGGLDPHIWHDPHNIIKMGNVISKNLNTKISFFDRETKKVLKERTQSVNSLLEDLDQWTQRQVATIPSNQRTLVSKHKAMEYYGDAFGLKTISLLDFLGHSSSLRPQTISKVITELKESNVQVIFAEQNPPAKLLKNLSRQISTPIAKQQIFVDGLMPTGNTISVAVHNTCTIVDSLGGSCNKKAGNQLENRWDSLTKR
- a CDS encoding WD40 repeat domain-containing protein, which encodes MPGVEGFPPQGMLHEGWSAEVEDYVMVCGWILGGKALLAGDVAGGLYLFEGKSGTLLWQKKEVHKGGLLALSIHPDGDAFATSGQDGRVLIWNSEEGEPTNVIELGDGWIEHLRWSSDGRFLAVVFSRRVHVYGIDGHEHWQSREHPSTVSSIAWSKSNELATTCYGQVTFFDVVRDEVNQKFEWKGSLVSMALSPDGDVVACGSQDNSVHFWRRSTNEDSEMTGYPGKPSQLSFDQTGRLLATGGSDVITVWSFEGKGPEGTVPGQLSLHAESISSLAFSNQGMLLASGARDGSVLVWFLKSNGDGDPLGGAFAGELVSAIAWRPDDCALAAVNSKGGINVWNFKMRTKSSPKGF